The genomic DNA tggcttcggtgagtattttaatgtttacgtattggccccattcacttccattgtaagtacctcactgtaacctctatttttcctactttcttttcttttttttttttttaaagaaaatgagtctAACTAGACAAAATGGTTAAAATTGAAGTTAGCAAGTGAGCAAAATGGCTAAAATGGCTTAAGACACCTTTAACCAAAAAATGCATAATGTGTTGGTTCTCATGTAGGCCTAGAGCTGACAGAAAAGACGCCTGCTGAATGTCATGACAATGAGAAAAGctttgatgcagcatttcattcaGGGGAAAGTGGTGTATGACGAGCCGATTTTTACATATGTTGTCTCCTATACAAGTCAAAATTAGACAGAGGTAAAATGAATAGAGCTACCTTTATTTCAAGGTATCTGCTATCACTTGATGTTACAAAAACGAGTCTGTGACAAAAAGCCACAAACAACTGGGCTTTTAAAAAGAAATTATCCATTGGGTCAACTTGCCCCAGGTTAGGGGTAAGTTGCTCCTGGTTAGTGGTAAGATAAGCCATATGGGGGTAAGCTGACCAATTGAAATTTTCCAGTGAAACACTTAATAAAATtccacaaattatttatttatctataatatatttattaattataatctcCTAATTCCCCATCGTTTCCTTTAACACAGAGGCTTGTTATTGCATATAAATGATGGAATGATTGGATTAATCACTTAGCATAGCCTACAGTAAATACCTAAAGTCAAACAAAACTCACTTCTTTAGGTCTTCTATTGACTTCAAACTTTATAAACAGAATATTTATACACTGGATATACACCATTATGCATGAATGCATACATTTTCTTTGGCACAACAATCAGTAACCctcaaatgtacaaaattttcttTGGCAAACATACGATTCCATACTTTCCCATGTGGTTCTCCTCTTCACAGGCAGATAGAAATAATGGATACTCCCTGCTTAAAAGATCACTTGacaaaaaatatgtacagttgcCTAGATACACGGGGTGGGTCAACTTACCCATAGGCTCATCTTGCCCCACTCTCCcctacacagaaccaaagcctaaaacaTAAGATGAACTAAAACTTAAACATTATTACttttgcaagcactggtatttttTTTAGGAAATGCTGAAAGATTTAAATATGGTACTGGAAAGGTTTAAGCTTAAATTATACCACTGAGAATATTTCTGCATTTCTTTGTACTTGTACCTCTTTTCATTTATAACCTCCTAATTTGTGTATTTAGCATGTATTTAGTCCAATTCTGTATACATCCATTAACCCAATCTGTGCCCACCCAAAGAAACCATAGATGAGGTTGTTTTCATTCCAGTCTGTTTACTAATAACGCTCGAGAGAAAAAGACAGTCATCTATCTACAAAAACCGTTAAATCAAGTTATTTTATCatccccctcacacacacacacacacacacacacacacacacacacacacacacacacacacacccccacctcAGTGCAGCTCGCCCTCGCGCGCCTTACGTATGAGAGATTCCGTCGCGTCCAGCGCGCGTGGGCAGCCGGTGCTGGAGTATAAATGTCCGCGGGACTCGCCTCTCTTCAGTCGCAGTCGAAACGAGCACCAGAGCTGACCGTCAGCGCAGATAGCAAGCACGAGCTCAGGCTAACTCGCACTCGGTTTGGATTTTGGGATGGAAACTCGTGCGGCTGCGCGGAGCTCTCGCTCCTCCAACACTCTTACCTTTAAAAGTGAGTACAaagttattattttgattattaatttatgtttaataacTATGCACATTTATTGcctaaaaatttatttatttatttatttttcgttaCATGGTGATGTTTGATACATATTTGTTTTATAGCCTTTTCttacaataaattatattatatataatatttttaatgttatattgTTGATTTTATAACTTGCAAAACATTGCAATgtgtacatttgtatttttttcttatatctttataacatatacaaatatagaagtatatattatatacatattttatatatatatatatatatatatatatatatatatatatatatatatataaactatacaaatttacatttgtgtattttaatgttatataGTAAAATTTTACCTTTGGAGACCTGTTCATCCTGCGCCTAATACTGCTCACAAATTAATCTGAAAgttaatcatgtttttttattatcagAGACATAAATTAATTTGTACAAACATGTTTTATAGTACACCGTTGTGAACATGATAAATTTAGAATAATAGACTTGCTGCTGGCTGTAGAGCATCCACATTAATGAGAGCATCCAcacttttaaacaaaacacagaggTATGCATTAAAAGTTATGTCTACAATAAGGCATTTTTAATTTTCCACATTAGTCCTGTGCAGTGGAAAGATTAGTACTGCTTGTCCTGGAATGGGACATGCAGTGACCAGGTCAGTGCTCAGGTATAATAGGCAACATGAATGCACGCGGCATGATTAATTCACGCTGTGCGTGTTTTTAAAGTCACGTTAATTGTGTAGAGTCACCGAACCCCGCGAGGTGCCCTCTTAAATATTCACGCGCTGCTGTAATTGAATCGGGTTCAGTTTCACGAACCTGAAGTTAATCCGACCTTTTTGTTTCACGCACTCTTAGGCACTATTCTGTCCTGTCCTGAATGCACATAAACAATTGCGGTCTCTGATTGGAACGAGAGTCTGTCATGAAACACCACGATATATCTGGATATCAAATGTTGGGTTAGTTTACGGAGCAGAATTATTTTTCATCTGTGGcgttaaagatatagttcacccaaaacatgaACATTTCTGTTATCCTTCATTcatcgtgttgttccaaaccagcatgactttctttctttggtgaaacacaaaatgacatgttaAGCAGAACGTTAGcccaagtcaccattcactttcattgcatcttttttcccaaactgtatattgaaagtgaatggcgagTGAGAACTTTTATCACCACTTGTGGAACAGCTTCTTCAGGGGCACAACAACAGCATTCTTTTAACCCCCTCCTTTTCTCTCTGCAGGTGGTTTGACTCAATGGTTGGTGGTGTGGCTGTTGGCATGTCGCTGTGCACCGGGTCAGGCATGTCCCAGGCTGTGTGTATGCTACCATACACCCATGACTGTCAGCTGCCAGTCTCAGAATTACACAGCTGTCCCTGTTGGCGTGCCTTATGACTCCCAGCGTGTCTTCTTGCAGAACAACCGCATCACTGAGCTCAGAGCTGACTCTTTTGGTTTCGAGACACAGGTGAGTTTATATTAGTCTGTAAATTATGCATTGAACTGAAGTGGTGTTCAATAAGGGTCCGCCTCCATGAAGCAAAATTTGTATTATTACGCTGGCCTGACAAAGCCAAAATACCGTTATTCTACAGaattggtttagggtttttccaaaatccctaaacaaacaccaaaattatcaattgtaactTCTTCTAGAGCTTTCaatctacatccaccaaactcggcacagacctccACATTGTTCTAATTTAGTGTTCTATTTCTTTTCTCACTGATCTGACTAACAGTTTTCCAGTGCCGGGGAAATCGAAAATCCCAAACATCCCATGgatttacattgacggaatgttctaACAAGCCAAAACTCTTTCATGAAATGTTCATGAtttgaaaaactaattaaaattgCTGTAAGCTTTTTTTGCcactagaatttccacaagctgagctgttggattagccacgccccctctttccgaAAACCCACACACCAAACATACCAAATGAGCTTAAAGATGTATTCagcaattttttcctcattaaaaaagtttaactcttaaagacatgaatcgtaattttgcaatatatgtaggaaatcatgagcactcacattaaaatgaagactccagtcatatcagtaaccttataaaagctgttttattctacatggagagggtccgtaTATTtggggggctgccatgttagaatcacatgaccagccgaatactactcgcttaatctcagtaaccgtcctgttatttgacactttcactcttgaattaaagtaatcatagctgactgtgaatactaaactTCTAGAAAGGCATCTGAAACAGAaaaccatttattttaaatgatgctacatccaagcgggtaggtgtcagtgtaagtccaagatgaaacaaagacaaaagttactgaatgcaccttaaaTTTAGACCGACATTGAGCAGAAAtgattgtcaaaaacaacagcagcaaaatagcgctcTCAACtaacaactgttatgagcaacatggcataaaaatggcattaagcctcaataattcgatGCAActactagtgttgtcaaaagtaccagtacattagtaccaagtcggtactaaaataaaaaagatgtaacgataccagtacTGGTAGTTCCAAGCACCGACTCTATCTGGTACCAGCGTGCAGTATGACAGACgcacgacagctttaaaatgctcacaggcttattttgaacaagtgctctgttactccttttacactgaaatggacaattaatccaagtgacatgtcctagtgtgatttattaatccACTGAAGGCTGCAATTTAGCGTGGAtaagctgcgtactttaaatgaatgtataaatctgaccactcatccactagaaactccacaggcGCTGAGAATCATTTACATtgtttgagatgacaaagcagagcagtAATCCGCTGTgaaccacacagcacatgtaaactatatatttatataattaaatcacagcatttgcgctttaatctcaactcaactttatttatgttgcatttaaaacaacagagttgaccaaagtgcttcacagatatacaatttaaaacataacatttcaaaatgaccacatacacaaacaccagtaatctaaaatacaaatactccaaaactgtgtcctacattttatTTGTCAGACACAATAGCAagtgtaaacagatgagattttatgttaaaaagttatattttcacttattaaaagttttaagaattaattgattagacaccattttgatgattaaattaaactttaatacatgttctggaaaataataattattaaactataattataaaaataattattaaaaataactaaacttatgTGTTCAAtatcacattatcatattagcatatttttgctgtggtatcgaaattggtatcgagaaccatgaaatgtcactggtatcggtatcaactactgaaattttggtaacaTGACAACACTAGCAACTACAATACCATGAGAACATACAAaaagattgacaggcagaaagcaccagaggaaaaagaaaaatatatccaactACAGAAATTTTGGCTGAAACAAGAAACTGCTGTTGTTAATAGGAGAACAATATATTCAATAAGCACAATGCAACAGTTTTTATTCATAAGAGTTGGGACGTTTTTGCACACAGTGCAAAGGGTCCGTTTAGGCATGGACCCTTGTCACCTTATCACTTTTTCAGCCGGCTATGCTCCAAAATATTTTTCCCATAAATATTTTCCGTatggatacaaaaaaaaaagcataaaattcttcatagagttctaaccaaaccaaccagctctgaggtaaatcacaagATTACAACCTTTGATATGAAGCAATATATTGGCAAACCAGACAATAAGacgaaggtacaagactgtgtaccaattgtctttcatgagggaatgactACAAtccccatgaagcattgcgaatgacgtaatcaatttaaaaccaaaaaaatatatacaactaTTGATTAAGCTGTTGATTTTAGGCATGGaaacaaattatttacattttaaataatttatccaCATTAGTTTTATAACttgcaaataattatttacaataaagatttatacaaatatatacaataagtagtttgagagtctAGGGAGACTCTTTTGCCACGGTTTgtttggtggatctttctcttcaggaatcacatgtagtgtagttcttcaccaggaattatcTTGAAATtgtggcttcagcagaagcatataccatagaTTAGCAATCTcatagctcacggtaggtctgtctttaaaggttgtGTTTACTTTCTGTATCTGCAGGTCCTATGGCTATACTCTAATAACATTTCATGGATCGAAGCAGGTGCATTTAGTAATCTGCGTGTACTGGAGGAGCTAGATTTGAGTGACAACCCATCATTGCGCAGGCTGGACGGAGGCGCATTTAGGGGGCTGGAGCGACTACAGAGTCTTCACATGCACCGTTGTCACCTAGCAGAGCTGCCCGCAGACCTCTTTCACAAGCTGTACAGCCTCCAGTTCCTCTACCTGCAGGAGAACCAGCTCACCCACCTCCCTGACGGCCTGTTCTCCGACCTGGTCAATCTCACCCACTTATTCCTTTATGGCAACCGCATTAGAGCCCTCTCTGAAAACGCCTTCCGCGGCCTGGTGAATCTCGACCGTCTCCTGCTGCACGACAACCGCATTCGGCAAGTCCATCGGCGAGCTTTCCGTGACCTGGGCCGATTGACGATCCTGTATCTGTTCGACAACTCTCTGCAGGAGCTTCCAGGCCAGGTGCTGAAGGACACATCATCGGTGCAGTTCCTCAGGCTCAATGGCAACCCCTGGACCTGCGGCTGTGAAGCCAGGTCGCTCTGGGAGTGGTTCCGCAAAGCTCGGATTTCCAGCTCAGACCTAACCTGCACGTCACCAGCCCCCCGTAAAGGCCAGGATCTAAGGTTCTTGCGGGAGCTGGACTTTGCCCTCTGCCCACTGCCTGACCCAGGATCCATGGCTGGCACTACAACCACCACCTTTAGCACCAAAACACGTTGGTGGTTCTCGAAGAACAAACCAGCATCGTCATCCAAGAGCTCCTTTCACAAAAGTACGGAGACACAAAAGGCCTTTCCGTTCACCTCCTTCAAACATTCCTCATCTTCCTTGTCCTCCAAATACGATCTCACAGCAGAGGAGGCCGCGTTACCCAAGTTGGAGCCCGAAGAGTACTGGACGAATTATGGCAATGAGGATGCAGCCTCAGTCCGCTGTTTTGAGCTCGAATGTCCACCCGATGACGACTCTCCTGTTCTCTCATCTTCAACTTCTCTTCTGTCCTTCTTCTCACTCACAGCATTGACTCTTTCTTTCCATCTGCTCTTCGGCTGAGTTTTCTTTCtattcttcctcctcctcctatgTTATTCTCCATTTCGCCTGCGATGGGCCTGATGCTGACAGATGCATAGAAGCAGCCATGCAGAAAAGGGAGACGAGACTGTCACGTAACAAGTTTCATGCTGTAACAATCTCTCCCACACAAACGCATGCACACATACATGGTGCAGGTCATACAAAAGTGACGGGGCTATTGCATGCACGAACTCCCAGCACTAACTCAAGTCATGTCCTTCTCTAAAATCAAGAGAACAGGACAAGCAGAGGGTAAACAAgatagaaggagagagagaaataaaggcAGATTAAACTTGGGAGAGGCGAAAACGGTGGGGAAAAGTCTCTAATCAGAGAGGTTAAACTCTCATACCAGCAAATGAGACTGTGTAAATAATGAACGACCATCTTATCcactgtaaaaaagaaaacacacatgcTTACACACCTACTTGTGAACTATTTTTCTAACAGGAGACAGAACATGCTAATGACAGTACATTAGAGATtagatttcattttctttttggtGATTGTTGCCGACTTTCTGTGGATTAAAGGAGGTAAATGAAACACTACACCAGACACAACACCACATGCAatggcccaaaaagtatttgagtTTATAGGTTTAAATTGATATCAGTAGAGATActgttaaaaatggcaaaaagtatTTGGCCACTTTGTAGTTgccaaacattagtggaacatgttcatagtaactacaaacaaacaaacaaacaaacaaaagctcagaaaagtaaagatAGTTCTGAGaaagtctagcatcatttgtttgtggatgccacttggtttgatatttgctatcttatgcaatgaaattaattcatttttaagagtggtttaagtgtccaaatactttttggggccactgtaaattATGAGACTGATAAAATGGAAGAAAAAATGGACTGAGAAAGACCTTTCCtttaatatgttttcttttgtagTGTTTCATGTTGATCATCTTCACTTAAAACTGTGTTAAGTACTTTGGGCTGTGTTAGTTAATCTGAGCTGTGCCAGATACTTTAGGTATCAAGTAAAGTTAGGGCAGGAAGTCGATGTTTAATTCAAGTACCCAGGAATCTGTGTTTTCCATGTCTGTAAGATATCCCAGTCTTTCGCTATGAGCAAGTGTTCAGCTGTATACTGAATTAAATGGTAAACAGGATTATTCTTTCTGTCTAAAAACCTGTAAATAAACCACCATCAATAAATATTCATCACAAATCCACATGTTTGGTGTATTGTTATTAAGTCATTTGAGCttttggtgtatgtgtgtgtgcgcccaAAAGCACACATGTAGCATTAAAACAGCAAATAGTGATGGagacaaaaaaaacaagcaaTTCGACGTTTAAATCTCAATTTGACCCCAGTGTTTAAACTTCTTAAAATACTCTCTTTGCAATCCTAATACTCTTTTCAACTAGCTACCATTATACTGTACAGCATATGCATAACAGAAAGAAGGTCATACTTAAGTTAAAGAAACACAATCTAACATTAGTATAAAAGTAGATACATTTCTAGTACAGTTTCTCACTTGATATCTCATTATATATATACGTAAAACCTCTAAACAAAACGAGTATACAccgtgacacacacacagaggaaaaTATTCATGCTCAGAGATTCTTTCATAGCTCAGTAAATTTAATGGAGCTCTGAGTTGTTTCATTTAAGGATCATCTTTGTCTCAGAAGCTTAacctaaaataaaatcaaagaaataagaaataaattAATGAGAAATGAATATAAACGAGACAATTGTGGACATAGAGTAAGAGTATAAAGCTATTAAATTAACACCAGAGTAATTCAGGAGAATTTGActggaaatgtttgagttcacattcaaatctctgacatttgattgcagactttggtagtATTGCAGTCTGATCCATTGTTGACATCTCTGAAACTCCAGAGGAGCCTTTTCCCAATtattctccatttaatctcattacaatctgggagaaacaactgagacattAAAAGAGATTTCATTTGGAATTTTACTTTCCTACAGGCATGTGTTCAAAAATAACTCTCGACCGGAAGTTTCTCCTCCAAAGACGCATTCACTCCATTCTCCCACAGAGCATTGTTTGTTCTGCGCTTTCTGTTTGACATTGTTCTGCTGTCTTGTATGTCAGTCACAAGCAATCAAGCATTCATGACTCAGCCATTCATTCATCTCTCGTTTCCTAAAACACATCATCATCTCATACACTGTCATTCTCTCTCCAGATGGTTCTGTGTGCATGGATGTGTGTTGGCGTGGTTGTGACGTGCATCATAATTCGTGTGTCAAGCTTGAGAGAGTAcaggtgtgtgtatttgtgtgtaagggaaagaaatagaaagaATGTGTAAATTTTCAGTCTGGGCACGATCATTTCCAGACCTTTTGTTTTTAGGGCAAGTTTGATCAAGTTTGAACCTCAAGTATGCTTGGGACAAACATAGCAATATTAAAGTAATAAATTCACTGAATAAGATGTAATCTTATGGACCATTTTAAGGGATACAGTACAGAATTGAAATCAGAGTCTACAGTGTTCACTGTAGAAGAAATGCTGAGTGGAGATGAATTAGGTAAAGTAAGCAAATGCAAACGTGAATGCTTGGTAAATGCAATGTAAGCACGCAGTCCCGTTAAAGATACTTAAAGTGTGCTTTTGTCTTagtacatgcacaatcttacactgtTTGCTTAAGCCAAAAACTGTTGTCTAGTCTTCTtcagtcagttttctctttcagtcaACTACAATTTATTGGCACAGACATTTAAAGGTAACTTTAGCGACCCCTTTAACTTAAGGTTGTTTGTTACCACCACAACCTATTAAAAATGGGACTGTCAGCTTGCAATGCTTCGCCAAGTTTATTTGTGAAACATACAACTCAAGCTGTATGTTTCTTTTCATAATGTTTCTGGCGATAATTTATTAGGGAACAGCACACTTTAAAGTAGTATGATGAATGACTAGTGAGTGTGCTAAAAATGTAGTGTTCACTAGTAAGTGTGCATTAGATGGATTGTGCATTTTAGGCCCTCAATCTATTAGGGAACAGCACACTTTAAAGAAATATGACAAATGACTAGTGAGTGTGAAAAAAATGTAGTGTCCACTATTAAGTGTGCATCGGATGGAGTGTGCATTTCAGGCCTTAATCTATTAGGGAACAGCACACTTTAAAGAAGTATGACGAATGACTAGTGAGTGTGCTAAAAATGTGGTGTTCACTAGTAAGTGTGCATTAGACGGAGTGTGCATTTCAGGCCTCAATCTATTAGGAAACAGCACACTTTAAAGGAGTATGGTGAATGACTAGACAGTGTGCAAAAAATTTAGTGTACAGTAATAAGTGTGCATCAGATGGAGTGTGCATTTCAGGCCTTAATCCATTAGGAAACAGCACACTATAAATAAGTATGATGAATGACTAGTCAGTGTGCAAAAAATGTAGAATACAGTAATAAGTGTGCATCAGATGGAGTGTGCATATCAGGCCATAATCTATTAGGGAACAGGGCACTTTAAAGAAGTATAACGAATGACTAGTCAGTATGCAAAAATTTTTGTTTACACTAGTAATTGTACATCAAATGGAATGTGCATTTCAGGCCTTAATCTATTAGGGAATAGTACACTAAAGAAGTATGACGAATGACTAGTAAATGTGCAAAAAATTTAGTGTACACTAGTAAGTGTGCATCAGATGGTGTGTGCATTTCTGGCCTTAATCTATTAGGGAACAGCACATTTTAAAGGAGTATGGTGAATGACTAGTCAGTGTGCAAAAAATGTAGTGTACAGTAATATGTGTGCATCAGATGGAATGTTCATATCAGGCCATAATCAATTAGGAAACAGCACACTTTAAATAAGTATGACGGATGACTAGAGATTGTGCAAAAAAAATAGTGTACACTTATAAGTATGCATCATATGGAGTGTGCATTTCAGGCCTTAATCTATTAGGGAACAGCACACTATAAATAAGTATGATGAATGACCAGAGATTGTGCAAAAAAATTAGTGTACACTTATAAGTATGCATCACATGGAGTGTGCATTTCAGGCCATAATGTATTAGGGAACAGCACACTTTAAATAAGTATGACAAATGACTAGTGAGTGTGCAAAAAATGTAGCGTACAGTAATTAGTGTGCATCAGATGGAGTGTGCATTTCAGGCCTTAAAATTAGGCAACCctgtcggtctccctacactcttaaactGCTTAAATATTCGTGTGTATCTGGATATTTTCCTATATACTTTAAATATAGCAATTCTATACTTAATAAAATCCTATacttaaattaatagttttacattttcctattGTTAATAGTTCGATTACGTCATTaataatgcttcatgggattgcatttcattccttcattaaagacgttaagaacacagtcttgtacctttgtcgtTCAATCAAAAGTattcaaagtttgtaatattgtgattcaccttggagctggctggtttggttcatggcttggaactcttttatgaagtactttatgaaatccctatgaaaatatgaatgggaacaATCCATCTGAAACTGTATGAAAAAGAGGGCATGCACTGTTGCAATCTATGAAGTTTAAGAGGATTGGTTAAAAAAGGGATTTGTAATGTCAGCCGTCAAGTCATTTCAGAGACTGAGCAAGTTATTAAATTCTGATAACAGATCACGaagtcaaatttttttattatttgaaataatgtgcacaGTTGAATGTTGCTCAGTATGACCAGGAATAGGGTCAATTCTGCAAACTTTAAATATGGACGAAGAGGTATCATAACAGTCACATGGAGCTTAGAGCAATGACTGGAATGATCATACAGAGtgtgatatagatatatatatatagggaggGGGCTGGCGTGAATGAGTTCGGGGTGATTAAGCGACTGCGTCACCAGCAGCGTGGGGGTCTGCACCCATTTTCTCTGTCATCCCCACCAAACTTCTGTTCTGATCTATAAATATGCCCTGCCAGAAGGCACCCAGTGAGACAGACAGAATGTGtttaagtgtgtatgtgtttgtgtgtaagtttgcgtaaaattatctgaaaataACTGTTTCAAAGATGTTGCTCATGTATGTTAATTCAACAGCTGTAGTGGTATTTTTAAACATGCATGCTAACTTTGCTTGTTCTCAGTGATTTCTGTAGGCTGTCACTCATACTTCATCATTCCTTCATCATTCTTTCCAAACCATTGCTAATCTGTGCTATGCATAGAGCTCACAGTGATTAAATCAATTCTCTCTTTTTCAGTCCAACACTCTATTTTTGACTTGCAAGTTTGTTGAGGCTTTGGTTTAGATAATCCCTCTGGCTCAAGAAACttggcatacacacacacacacacacacacacacacacggcttaTTTCCTGTATGTCAATGAGTAAGAGAACATTCTGAGGTGTTCAGTCTCACTCCCGCTGATTTCTTCAACACTCCTGATGGGGCACTCCTTCTCCCTCAGTCTCCATTCATACTTTTCTCACAGCACCTGGTCTTCCCACCTATAACTTTTCTGTCACTGTCTGTTAGCGAGTTATATTCATATGGCTAGTCTAGCACAGTAAGTGAACTCT from Myxocyprinus asiaticus isolate MX2 ecotype Aquarium Trade chromosome 22, UBuf_Myxa_2, whole genome shotgun sequence includes the following:
- the LOC127413365 gene encoding reticulon-4 receptor-like 2 produces the protein METRAAARSSRSSNTLTFKSGLTQWLVVWLLACRCAPGQACPRLCVCYHTPMTVSCQSQNYTAVPVGVPYDSQRVFLQNNRITELRADSFGFETQVLWLYSNNISWIEAGAFSNLRVLEELDLSDNPSLRRLDGGAFRGLERLQSLHMHRCHLAELPADLFHKLYSLQFLYLQENQLTHLPDGLFSDLVNLTHLFLYGNRIRALSENAFRGLVNLDRLLLHDNRIRQVHRRAFRDLGRLTILYLFDNSLQELPGQVLKDTSSVQFLRLNGNPWTCGCEARSLWEWFRKARISSSDLTCTSPAPRKGQDLRFLRELDFALCPLPDPGSMAGTTTTTFSTKTRWWFSKNKPASSSKSSFHKSTETQKAFPFTSFKHSSSSLSSKYDLTAEEAALPKLEPEEYWTNYGNEDAASVRCFELECPPDDDSPVLSSSTSLLSFFSLTALTLSFHLLFG